The nucleotide sequence CCGATTTCCGAACATGGTTGGTTGGGCAATGCGCCGAGGTAAGTAATAAACTTATTGGCCCCATGCCTGTCCGTTGATTGTCCGTTTGTAATACACAATATGCCAGGATATGCCCCATGGAGCGGAGAATGTCAGGGATGGCCAAACTTATTGACTCCTCATTTAAGGAATAATCTAATTAAAACGCTTCTGTTTCTCGAAgcaaaaatttaataaaagaGGTTACATTTCATGGAAATGTTGAGGAAATAAAATGTTAATCAAATAATGcaatttgttaaaatatttctaataaaataaacgtatttttgtatttatataagttacatttttcatttcttcaaaacaataaattaaCTAAAATCTATAAGTTCGTAAAAATGCACATATTTATGCAGAGATTgtcaatttaaatattttgacattGATTTCCATCCATTGCtgtttttatacattttaaatttggaATTATAAAAGCTAATTTAGTTAATTTAGATTGTTGCACTAACTTCCtgtttttaaagtaaatatgACTATCGTCGTATCAAATACTTCTTACattgatttaaaatattttaaagtaaaataaatgcaattaaaacattattaatattaaaatattattattaacatCAAATTCAACATGCAGGAATAAATTTTTGGTTTAAATGAAAaagattttcaaaattattataatttcaatttagatttattattattattatttattattttcaaaactCTTTACTGTTTAGATTTTTTGTTTCTAAAGGGATTAGGGTCACaccaatttttaaaaatactacaACGCTAGCTGGTTTCTAAAGTTGGCATTTTAAGCactttttaaaacttttccaACTCTTTCTAAAATAACTGAATTAAATCAAAGCCCCTGTCCCATCCCATTAAAACTTTACCGTATTTTGCCATCTCTAGCAGTCAGATTGGCGTAAGGGAATTAAGGGAAGTGGGTGGCATACGAGCCATTCAGAGCCGCCCACTCAAATGTGGCCATATCATGACGAGCTGGCATTGCCAGCGGACGTTTCATCGTTAAATGTGGAACTGTTAAACAGATAATGACCGACCACACCACACCGGCGAGCGGCCCACAAAGGCCGGACCAACTGAACCCGATGCCCCACCGCCACCCCCTGAACTCACCGCAGGATAGCAAAGGACCTTCGAGGGGCAGGACTCAGGTGGTGGCTGTGGGCGGTTGTATGGACATGAGCTGACCAAGGGGCCATTGTTATGCTCCCCGGCTTTCATAACTGTATCAATGgtgatggcgatggcgatggcgatgatGCTTTTCCTCCTCCTGCCAACGATGATAAACCaacgacgatgatgatgatgatgttgatGATTCGGCTGCTGGTGTTGTTATTATCCTCCATTTGTTGTTGTCCTGCGGAAACCAGGCAACTGTCGTGCTGAAATTCtgatgcattgaaatataattATTGGGAAATGTGCGATTGTCGTTGGGTTTCCGTTTACGTGCTCGCCATTTCGGTTTTTGGGTCTGCCCGATTATGCATGCATGCGGATGCTGGAGCATGGGAACAAGTGTAGGACATGATTGTTTGTCCTTGTACATACGATTACAGCGGGGGTCGCACTAATGGAAGTGGAAATTCAAGGCTCAAACCAGCCAAAAACGGGTTTCCATTTGGAAATATTCAAGTGTTCCTTTCAATCCTGGTCATCGCAgctattttaattttgtagtTACAAAAGGAAACTGTGGTAAAGAactatacaaaaaaaaaaaaaatattggaaAATGTGGTCCATGTATGTCTATAtagttataaatatatttagtaaACAATACATTACCAAATATGGTCAAatgatttttttattataaatctATAAAATACTATGAATTaccattattttaaattaaaatttgtatgGATAATAAGATAGCTAACGatagatttaataatttatgttaattattattaggttaatttatttaaatattttccgtTCACAATTGTACaagtaattttattttgttgaaaAATACCAAACTTTCTTACTAAATTGCTCCGTTAATTACTTATAATAATGTCATTTATCTAACGACAATATTATGACCTTCACTGTTTTCGGTTACATATGTATCCGTATCGATTTGGGCAAAGGAATTGAGGCTCACACCCTGTCCATATTACCCAACATGCAATCATAATTTATGCAAGCCCAATGACATAACAGTTGCCAGATTATTGCCATGCATTATACACACGTACGCATATGTATAGTAGCGAGCATCCGCACATGCACATTCAATTACCATATTAACCGAAACGACTAATTAACTAAAGATGTATTTACCTCAAAATTCTGAATTGGAGCCCTACAAACATACCGACAGACACTGCATTTCAAATGCAAGACAGTTCACAAGCAGAAAATTCGATTTTGCGGCTTGTCAACGGAATGCATTTATAATCAGAATATAAATTAAAGCTatcttattaaaaaataatgaacATTTAAACTTTCTTTTTCACCACTACCTTTTTTCGTTGGCAACTTATTTAGTGTTCGACAGCGCATTTTGTATGGTTTGAGTCTGCGATTAAATTCACCATACTTTTTTGGCGCGGTAAGatttaattcaaaaatgtttCACAGCATCCAATGAATCCAAAAATGTActtcaatttaattttcaagttagctttaaattgtttagatacaaaaacacattttttataaatgaaCTTAATTGGTTTTACAGGTATTTATTTGTGTAATAGGCAAATTGCAAAGAATTCCTAAAATGTTGtttcttttataaaaaaaacacttttGCATAAAAACGTATAAAACAAAGTAAATATCAAATTCAAATAATTACCGCGCACCCATAGCTGTAATCGAATTCTTAACTCAAAATATCGGAGTAGGACGAAAATTTGAGAAGAAGTGTTCCAAAGTGTGAAAAGAGAAAAACCGCCAGaatttaaaaaggaaaagACTTCAAGACATACAAAATAACAAGAAGACAggataaattaaaaagttttcatGTGAACAAgaaatttgtttgttttttttaaataaaaacatttaaaaatagtaaaaataaattttcaaaaagtttagcAAACAACATTTACATATTTCTGTTTAAAATTCTTTCATGACTCTCAGGTATAAACGCTCCTTCAAAAAACGTCAACAAATGCCAAAAATAAatccaaaaaatattgaatgcCATAGGGTATTGGCTCCAACAGCTTCTCAAGTTTTAAAGATGCTCAGAGTGTAAACTCTTGAAATTGTTTGTGTGTATATGCCACCAATCTCTTTTCAACCGGTTTTCACATTCTCATTTCTTTATGCTCGATAAGACCAAAAGAACTTGATTGTTCTTCAATTGTGAAAGTTCTCGGGGTTTTGGCTTCTCCCACTTGGTGACTAATTAAAATCAGGGAAAACGTAAATATTCCGTGTGACATTTTCCTGCTAGCTCAATTGGGCATTTTCCAAGAACTGGCGTTTTTCAAAACATTAGCAGAAAAAAAGAGAGCAGCAAGTATAATCTATATATTAGTATTCTAGGTTATCGAGCTGAGTGCAATGACGTAGGATTAAATGCTGGCCGAATGCATTTTAATGCGAACTAGGAACTTGGCGTGCTAGACTGCGGAAATAATTCACcaaaagaaagagagggataTATCAAATTAGAAAGAGAGAAAGCTGAAAGAGAGGCGCAAGCTTCAAACAACTTTTAAGCACTGCTAGAAAAAAGGCGATTTATTTATTACTATAACTTAATTTCATAAGAGATCTTAAATTGCTGttcaaaatgttttaaagaaaaaatttaTCAAATTAAATGAACATTATGAGACAAAGGAATAGCAAACACTTTTTAGAGTACGCTAAACAGAACcggtatttaatatttttagattCTATATTATCACTTTTTAAGAACATAtctaaatatatatctttagataaaaaaaattttcgatttgattttaaaaacacaTATTTTTTATCAGTACGTTCCGATTTACTCCAACATACTTCAGAGAACGCGTGCTTATAAATTCTATTTATTACATCAACAAAAACTTGTTGTAACTCTGTAGACTGAGAACGTGAATTCCCCAATAGCTGATTGTTTGGGGAAACGTAACGCTGACGACCAACCAGCCAAACAAGTGGACCCGAGAGAATATTCGCAATTTTATTTGTATCTCCGGTCAGTTGTCCGAGAAATAGCGTGCTGAGCGGTCGCAAATCGCGCACGAGTATTaaagaaaggaaaaataaACCTAAGAAAAAATACACCATATACACCAGAGTGATTTCCCCCGAAAAGATCTAGATAAAAAGATACTACATAAcgtataaaaacaaacaaaggAATTCTTGAAGTATCTTAGCGCCAAAGATCGCATTGAGAATCTTCATTCATAATTGCCCAAAGACGTTTAATTGCATTAAATTAACTGCAAAATGAGTGACCTAGAGCATGTTACATTGGATATGGATAAGCTTCCGCTGGAAAATGATAAAACTTTGACGAGAAACAAAGTGAGTTGTAGCTAAGTAATCATTAAGCTATGGGGAAGGCATATAAACAAATTCCTATAAACCGGTGCTTTGTTTACTTCGCCAATAGATCGTTAAAATGTCTATTTTCTTGTATGAAGTATAGATTCGCACTGCTTGATAATTATTGGGTAAACAGAGGAGAAGCTTCTCAGGTGGCATTAACAAAGTTTTGGGAAAACTGACAGCTGAAGCGGAAAAAAACCCATAAAATAGTCATCGAAAAAGACCCCATGAAGATTTACTAAAAATGTTTGATATATTCGACAGCTTGTAACTTTCTATAACtcaaatttataaattataataaaaagtaGCTCACCTCAATGTtctaacaaaatatattttctctAAAAATTATATGGTTGATAATTTCATTTACCTTAAAATGAAAAAGAGAAACTTCCCAGAtgaaatttacatatattttgGGAAAAATCACACGAATTGCTGATAGAGGAGTCTATTTCAATGACTCATATATGTATTTAGTGCCAACTTGAGGTTTTTTCTTTCACTATGTgcacttaaataaaataacttGACTGTTAACATAATCAttagtttaaaacattttgcCTTGTTAATTGAGGAATATCTTTAAATCTCTCCACATTATTAAGCTTTAATTGTATAGAAGTTGATTATTGCCTCAAGGTCAGGAAATTGCATtattatatatacattttagtAGATAAGCCTGGGTTACCATACATTTTTGTGATTGAAGCTtatctttttaattttcaaagcTACCGAAAGCCTTTCCTGgcaaacataaaaatatataatgtaAAAACAGGCTACTTAGCATATAGTTGCATTAATCAAATTGTATGCACATATTTATCAGCATTGTCAGAACAGAAGCTGTGCTTTGTTGATAAGtacatttgcatttttatacAATAGATTTGGAAGCAAAGTTGTTAATATTCCGGAAACgattttattgaaattttaCAGGAAAATGAAAACGATCACAGAAACGGCGATGCAATGGACGTACGTAATAATCTTCGAGTTCCCAGATCAGGTTCGTATTCCAACTTACTCGTTTATCTCTGAAAAACtagaaccattttttttttgtgcttgTCTATATGTTAATCGATCTTGTGACTAATGCTGCTTACAACCGCAATCATTAAACAATTTGTGTAAACCGCATTATTGTGTAAGTAGCATAAGGGAGTAAAGACAAATTTAAGCTgattgtttatttttgactttaACAGTGCCTGAAACCGATGATTCCGACAATGATGATCGTCCCTTTGTTAAAGATGGGAACGATAATCCCGGTGTGGATGATGGTCTTCTGGAAGATGGCGAAAAACGCAGGGGCGGAAATGGAGGCGGTGGTGTCAATGTCCTCGTGCCCAATGGAGGCAGGCGACCCAGTTTCTCCTTTCCGGGATATAATGGTCCAGGTTTCGTGACAATCAACGGAGTTGAGACACCCATACCCGATGTGAATGCCTACCAGCACAAGAAAACCCTGGCCCAGGGAATGATGGACCTGGCATTACTGTCTGCGAATGCAAATCAGTTGCGATACGTTCTGGAGACGAGTTCGCAGCACCCATACTTTTATCCCAGTCTGCTGTTCATCTCACTTAGCATTATATTCCAGGTAAGGAATTGCTTTTTAGTTACAGTTGACACTCAGTAAAACAGTTTTTAgattttcttttgttaatcCCGAAATTTTAGTTAATGTAGGCATCTTTCACAGTACTTTTACTTATTCATATTTTTGATGATACTTAAAATTTCTTTTCCATTTCAGATTGCTGTGGGCGTGGGCCTTATATTGAATGGCCAGTACAACATCAAAAACGAGCACGATATCTGCCGTGCGAACAGAATCAACAATTATACAGTCATCGGCATTTTTATAGTCACAGTGGTCAATGTTCTTATATCGGCCTTCACCGTTGCAGATCCAGATACGACAGCAGCTGTAGCTATAACTGGCAATGGCACATAGATCagcatatatttaaattagaATGT is from Drosophila suzukii chromosome 3, CBGP_Dsuzu_IsoJpt1.0, whole genome shotgun sequence and encodes:
- the NijA gene encoding ninjurin-A isoform X2, whose protein sequence is MSDLEHVTLDMDKLPLENDKTLTRNKENENDHRNGDAMDVRNNLRVPRSDGNDNPGVDDGLLEDGEKRRGGNGGGGVNVLVPNGGRRPSFSFPGYNGPGFVTINGVETPIPDVNAYQHKKTLAQGMMDLALLSANANQLRYVLETSSQHPYFYPSLLFISLSIIFQIAVGVGLILNGQYNIKNEHDICRANRINNYTVIGIFIVTVVNVLISAFTVADPDTTAAVAITGNGT
- the NijA gene encoding ninjurin-A isoform X1, which produces MSDLEHVTLDMDKLPLENDKTLTRNKENENDHRNGDAMDVRNNLRVPRSVPETDDSDNDDRPFVKDGNDNPGVDDGLLEDGEKRRGGNGGGGVNVLVPNGGRRPSFSFPGYNGPGFVTINGVETPIPDVNAYQHKKTLAQGMMDLALLSANANQLRYVLETSSQHPYFYPSLLFISLSIIFQIAVGVGLILNGQYNIKNEHDICRANRINNYTVIGIFIVTVVNVLISAFTVADPDTTAAVAITGNGT